From the genome of Thermogutta terrifontis, one region includes:
- a CDS encoding flagellar basal body P-ring protein FlgI, whose protein sequence is MRTRSLWFIMAIPVIMGLAPCIIGCSLWMTGSKTPVLGETAEVKTPRLVGDLAVPYGLHSIVVEAIGLVTGLNGTGSDPLPSPERQFLLAEMQRRGVQNPNTVLASKNTSLVLVRGYLRPGIQKGDVFDVEVRVPSRSETTSLRGGFLLEVPLREMMILRGAVREGHILAKASGPVLVDPSADPEKDPVYATRGRILGGGVAERSRTLGLLLKPEHHSVANAARIESAINRRFYIVQRGLQEGVARAKTNEYVELKLHPRYKNNIPRYVAVVRAIPLRDNEQIRLQRLRELESELLNPATASQAALELEALGGPAVDVLKKGLTASSPVVRFHAAEALAYLDCPEAAPVLGQIARDEPAFRVYALAALSALNDLESVEILRELLKSPSAETRYGAFRALVELNPNDAAVAGEKLGDQFWYHVVRTEGPPMVHVTKNRRAEVVLFGDNIRLKGPFAVEAGNRIMVTSQEPGKVTVSRFAVNEADQKRFVSDSLDEIIRAVVELGGTYPDVVQMLQEARVAGALEARFEVDAVPEAGRRYEEKNAPNESDVAPSTVADHDVSDDDSGGTGG, encoded by the coding sequence ATGAGAACTCGTTCGTTGTGGTTCATCATGGCAATTCCGGTGATTATGGGGTTGGCCCCCTGCATCATCGGATGCTCTCTCTGGATGACGGGGTCAAAAACTCCCGTGCTCGGTGAAACAGCCGAGGTCAAAACCCCGCGACTGGTGGGGGACCTTGCTGTTCCCTACGGGCTGCATTCGATCGTCGTGGAGGCGATCGGTCTGGTGACCGGTCTCAATGGAACCGGGAGCGATCCCTTACCGTCGCCTGAGAGACAGTTTTTGCTGGCAGAAATGCAACGCCGCGGCGTGCAAAATCCCAACACGGTGCTGGCTTCCAAGAATACATCGCTCGTTTTGGTTCGGGGTTACCTCCGGCCGGGGATCCAAAAAGGGGACGTGTTCGACGTCGAAGTCCGGGTGCCTTCGCGTAGCGAGACCACCAGTCTTCGCGGAGGGTTTCTACTCGAAGTTCCTCTCCGAGAAATGATGATTCTTCGCGGAGCTGTTCGGGAGGGCCACATCCTGGCCAAGGCGTCCGGGCCTGTGCTTGTGGATCCCTCCGCCGATCCCGAGAAGGATCCGGTTTATGCGACGCGCGGACGGATTCTGGGTGGCGGCGTGGCTGAACGCTCGCGGACTCTCGGGCTGCTGCTGAAGCCCGAACACCACTCGGTGGCCAATGCAGCCCGGATTGAAAGTGCCATCAACCGCCGTTTTTATATCGTGCAGCGGGGGCTTCAGGAAGGTGTGGCCAGGGCAAAGACGAACGAATATGTGGAGCTGAAACTTCATCCGCGATATAAGAATAACATTCCTCGATATGTGGCGGTTGTCCGGGCGATTCCCTTGCGTGACAACGAACAAATTCGCCTTCAGCGATTGCGGGAGCTTGAGTCCGAGTTGCTCAATCCGGCCACCGCATCACAGGCAGCGCTGGAACTGGAGGCACTGGGGGGACCTGCGGTCGATGTTCTCAAAAAGGGCCTCACCGCCTCGTCGCCGGTTGTACGATTCCACGCAGCGGAAGCACTTGCTTACCTGGACTGTCCGGAAGCAGCGCCTGTTTTGGGGCAGATCGCACGGGATGAACCCGCGTTTCGGGTGTACGCCCTTGCCGCTCTGAGCGCACTCAACGATTTGGAATCGGTGGAGATCCTCCGTGAACTGCTTAAATCTCCCAGTGCGGAAACCCGTTACGGCGCTTTCCGGGCGCTTGTCGAGTTGAATCCCAACGACGCGGCCGTCGCTGGCGAGAAACTGGGAGATCAATTCTGGTATCATGTTGTGCGGACGGAAGGGCCGCCGATGGTCCATGTGACGAAGAATCGCCGGGCTGAGGTGGTCCTTTTTGGGGACAACATTCGTCTGAAAGGACCATTTGCGGTGGAGGCGGGCAACCGCATCATGGTCACCAGCCAGGAACCCGGAAAGGTTACCGTTTCCCGATTTGCCGTCAATGAAGCGGATCAGAAACGATTTGTTAGCGATAGCCTGGACGAAATCATTCGGGCTGTCGTGGAATTGGGGGGCACGTACCCCGACGTCGTCCAGATGCTTCAGGAAGCCCGTGTGGCAGGAGCCTTGGAGGCACGCTTCGAAGTGGACGCTGTGCCGGAAGCAGGACGACGGTATGAAGAAAAAAATGCTCCCAACGAGTCGGACGTTGCCCCCAGCACGGTCGCCGACCATGACGTGAGTGATGACGATTCTGGTGGCACAGGTGGTTAA
- the lpxA gene encoding acyl-ACP--UDP-N-acetylglucosamine O-acyltransferase — MATRIHPTAVISPLAAIGCDVEIGPFCVVEEDTQIGDGCRLEARVTIKKGTVLGDNNWIFEGAVLGGIPQHVHIPERPGKVIIGSGNVIRENVTIHRALDEEDATLVGDNNLLMVNVHIAHDCRIGNNTIFANNVMLAGHVTVGDRAYVSGAVAVHQFCRIGSFAMVGGQAHINKDVPPYVTVDGLSSYVVGLNQIGLRRAGFSTEAIEELKRAYRVIYRSGLLWNDILEQLRINFSTGPAALFYQFLATTTRGIIPERRTPTGATLKLHRADDQADEDEGQRRIRVTG; from the coding sequence ATGGCAACACGGATACACCCAACAGCGGTGATCAGCCCGCTGGCTGCGATCGGCTGCGACGTGGAAATAGGTCCTTTTTGCGTCGTGGAGGAAGACACCCAAATCGGCGACGGTTGCCGACTGGAGGCGCGGGTTACAATCAAGAAAGGCACCGTCCTCGGCGATAACAACTGGATCTTCGAAGGTGCGGTTCTCGGCGGGATCCCGCAGCATGTTCACATTCCGGAGCGGCCGGGTAAGGTGATTATTGGCTCCGGCAATGTGATTCGCGAGAATGTCACGATTCACCGCGCGCTCGACGAAGAAGATGCAACTTTGGTGGGCGATAATAATCTCCTTATGGTCAACGTCCATATCGCCCACGATTGTCGCATCGGTAACAACACCATTTTCGCCAACAACGTCATGCTCGCTGGACACGTTACCGTGGGCGATCGGGCCTACGTTTCCGGCGCGGTGGCCGTCCACCAGTTTTGTCGCATCGGCTCGTTCGCCATGGTTGGCGGACAGGCCCATATCAACAAAGATGTGCCTCCCTATGTCACGGTGGACGGTTTGAGCAGCTACGTTGTGGGGCTCAATCAGATTGGCCTTCGACGGGCGGGGTTCTCCACGGAGGCCATCGAGGAGCTAAAACGAGCCTATCGCGTTATCTATCGAAGTGGGCTACTCTGGAACGACATCCTGGAACAGTTGCGGATCAACTTTTCCACCGGTCCGGCTGCCCTCTTCTATCAATTCCTGGCGACGACCACCCGGGGGATCATTCCCGAGCGGCGGACGCCCACGGGGGCAACCCTGAAGTTGCACAGGGCGGACGATCAGGCCGATGAAGACGAAGGCCAGCGGCGAATCCGGGTGACAGGCTGA
- the thpR gene encoding RNA 2',3'-cyclic phosphodiesterase, producing the protein MKSKVRTFIAVEVDEGVRSRASKLIKQLRQSGADVTWVAPENMHLTIKFLGDVDYRDVYHVCRAVEECVATVEPFTVEIRGVGAFPSLERPRVIWLGVDLGAAEMEALNERVESALSAIGFPREGRKFHAHLTLGRVRKSGRAVEHLVAMLREYQDVEFGPTTVDQLVIFSSELLPTGPVYEPMGHAELRG; encoded by the coding sequence ATGAAGAGCAAAGTTCGGACCTTCATTGCAGTGGAAGTGGACGAGGGAGTCCGCAGCCGCGCGTCGAAGTTGATCAAGCAGCTTCGACAATCGGGAGCAGACGTGACGTGGGTCGCCCCCGAAAACATGCATTTGACGATCAAGTTTTTGGGTGACGTGGACTACCGGGATGTCTATCACGTGTGCCGGGCCGTGGAAGAGTGCGTGGCCACCGTGGAGCCGTTCACCGTGGAAATTAGGGGCGTGGGTGCATTTCCATCACTGGAACGGCCGCGGGTCATCTGGCTTGGGGTGGATCTCGGTGCCGCGGAGATGGAGGCCCTCAATGAGCGGGTCGAGTCTGCTCTGAGTGCAATCGGTTTCCCCCGCGAAGGTAGAAAGTTTCATGCCCATCTCACTCTGGGACGCGTCCGCAAGAGTGGGCGGGCAGTGGAACACCTGGTCGCCATGCTCCGCGAGTACCAGGACGTGGAATTCGGTCCCACCACCGTCGATCAACTGGTGATCTTCTCGAGTGAACTCCTTCCGACGGGTCCGGTCTACGAACCGATGGGCCACGCGGAGTTGAGAGGCTAA
- the glmM gene encoding phosphoglucosamine mutase: MSELIVSVSGVRGVVGESLTPEVALKFAAAWAASAPPGMILVSRDGRPSGKMLHAAVIAGLTAAGRSVLDVGIAATPTVGVLVQHYRAAGAIQITASHNPAEYNGLKLLSPEGRVIPDRAGKEVLERFRSGKFDWVRFNRIGSVETCPDTISPHLNAILSTVDVEKISRRRFRVVLDSNHGAGSQLGLALLKELGCEVVPRGEIPNGAFEHPPEPLAENLVGICQVVRECQADVGFCQDPDADRLAIIDGSGRYIGEEYTLALCLHHRLKSRKGPVVTNCASSRMNQDIAAKYGVPFFRSPVGEANVVDAMLAHDAVFGGEGNGGPIDPRVVLIRDSFVGMACVLDAMAEEGCTVADLVAQLPRYAIVKTKMSFPPEKLEAAYQAVTRRFRDGRTDRMDGLRIDFPNRWVLIRPSNTEPIIRIIAEAPREEEAMELCESVKQAVTPLID, from the coding sequence GTGAGTGAGCTTATCGTGAGTGTTTCCGGAGTCCGCGGAGTCGTGGGAGAATCTTTAACGCCAGAGGTCGCTCTGAAATTCGCGGCGGCCTGGGCAGCTTCCGCTCCTCCGGGGATGATTCTGGTTTCACGAGACGGCCGGCCAAGTGGAAAAATGCTTCATGCCGCCGTCATTGCCGGGCTCACCGCTGCCGGGAGGAGCGTTCTGGACGTGGGCATCGCCGCAACACCGACAGTTGGTGTCCTGGTGCAGCACTATCGGGCTGCAGGTGCCATTCAGATCACAGCGAGCCATAACCCAGCCGAATATAACGGTCTTAAGCTTCTCAGCCCGGAAGGCCGCGTGATTCCAGATCGGGCGGGCAAGGAGGTGCTGGAACGTTTCCGGAGCGGAAAATTCGATTGGGTGCGGTTCAATCGAATTGGCAGCGTCGAAACATGTCCGGACACGATCAGCCCCCATCTCAATGCGATTCTCAGTACCGTCGACGTGGAAAAGATATCGCGGAGGCGATTCCGAGTGGTACTGGACTCCAATCACGGGGCGGGCAGCCAGCTTGGCCTGGCTCTCCTGAAAGAACTCGGCTGCGAGGTTGTTCCGAGGGGCGAAATTCCCAACGGTGCCTTTGAGCACCCACCGGAGCCGCTCGCGGAAAACCTTGTCGGCATTTGCCAGGTCGTACGTGAGTGCCAGGCTGACGTCGGATTCTGTCAAGACCCCGACGCGGACCGGCTGGCGATCATCGACGGATCAGGGCGCTACATCGGCGAAGAATACACGCTGGCCCTGTGTCTTCACCACCGCTTGAAGTCACGTAAAGGCCCCGTCGTTACCAACTGCGCCAGCAGTCGCATGAATCAGGATATCGCAGCCAAGTATGGTGTGCCCTTCTTTCGATCCCCGGTGGGCGAGGCCAACGTTGTGGACGCAATGCTGGCCCACGATGCCGTTTTCGGCGGTGAAGGAAACGGAGGCCCGATTGACCCCCGCGTGGTTCTCATTCGAGATAGTTTTGTAGGGATGGCGTGCGTCCTCGATGCGATGGCGGAGGAAGGATGCACTGTCGCAGACCTGGTCGCTCAGTTACCAAGGTACGCTATCGTCAAGACAAAAATGAGCTTTCCCCCCGAGAAACTGGAGGCGGCTTATCAGGCGGTGACACGCCGGTTTCGCGACGGCCGGACAGACCGTATGGACGGGCTCCGAATCGACTTCCCCAATCGGTGGGTGCTTATCCGGCCCAGTAATACCGAGCCAATCATCCGGATCATCGCTGAAGCCCCGCGCGAAGAGGAAGCGATGGAACTGTGCGAAAGTGTCAAGCAGGCCGTGACGCCGCTGATTGACTGA
- a CDS encoding phospho-sugar mutase encodes MTLAQDVVQKYLSQLQQALSEGKISQSAASNIERWLVEPRYAEYAPQVAQLIDEGQWKLLDDVFWQVIPFGTGGRRGRMFPVGCNAINDRTIGESAQGVADYVKSVFAGQQLACAIAYDTRHRSRQFAELCAGVMAASGYKVYFLDGFRSTPELSFAVRYKGCQCGIMVTASHNPPSDNAVKVYWSSGGQVLPPHDERMIKAVMAVQDIKRMPFEEGVRSGQIVCCQEEVDRAFVEAILRQSQPGPRNLRILYSPLHGVGATAVVPALKAAGFEDVHIYGPHAEPNGDFPNVPDHIANPENKAVFEPLIAEAVKIGADIALATDPDCDRLGCAVPIHPDRESPWTTLTGNQIGALLTDYVIRKAQEQGRLSARHYVVETLVTTRLIGRIARKFGVRVIDDLMVGFKWIGATIDYEGPEYFLLGAEESYGFLIGDHARDKDGAVAAMVLCELAAELKASEKTLAMRLDELFTTYGLHEETAFSIALPGQEGMQRMFELMNRFRTDPPKSLGGKTVARVRDLNQPLGQYEDEMELAMAAARRGNVVVLELDQHGHQYVAVRPSGTEPKCKFYIFSYIPPEDLTDLAKDKITLRQQLDAIAGDLRSYATR; translated from the coding sequence ATGACGTTGGCGCAGGACGTCGTCCAGAAGTATTTGAGTCAACTTCAGCAGGCGTTATCGGAAGGAAAGATTTCTCAATCCGCGGCCAGTAACATCGAGCGATGGCTGGTGGAGCCACGATATGCCGAGTACGCCCCGCAGGTCGCTCAATTGATTGACGAGGGACAATGGAAACTGCTTGACGACGTATTCTGGCAGGTCATACCGTTTGGCACCGGGGGCCGGCGCGGGCGGATGTTCCCGGTTGGCTGCAATGCCATCAACGACCGCACAATTGGGGAAAGTGCCCAGGGGGTAGCGGACTACGTGAAGAGTGTTTTCGCCGGACAGCAACTGGCCTGTGCCATCGCGTATGACACGCGGCATCGTTCGCGACAGTTTGCCGAGCTTTGCGCGGGCGTCATGGCGGCCAGCGGCTACAAGGTTTATTTTCTGGACGGCTTCCGCAGCACGCCTGAACTTTCATTTGCCGTCCGTTACAAGGGCTGCCAGTGCGGCATCATGGTCACCGCGAGTCACAATCCCCCAAGTGACAACGCCGTGAAGGTCTATTGGTCCAGCGGCGGTCAGGTGCTGCCGCCGCACGACGAGCGGATGATCAAGGCGGTGATGGCTGTTCAGGACATCAAGAGAATGCCATTTGAGGAAGGAGTCCGCTCGGGCCAGATCGTTTGCTGTCAGGAGGAGGTTGATCGGGCATTTGTGGAGGCCATTCTTCGGCAAAGCCAGCCCGGGCCGCGCAACTTGCGAATCCTCTATTCGCCCTTGCATGGGGTGGGTGCCACGGCAGTGGTGCCGGCCCTTAAAGCGGCCGGTTTTGAGGATGTTCACATTTACGGTCCTCATGCCGAACCCAACGGTGACTTCCCGAATGTTCCGGATCACATCGCGAACCCGGAAAACAAGGCGGTCTTCGAGCCGTTGATTGCCGAGGCTGTTAAAATCGGCGCGGACATCGCTCTGGCCACGGATCCCGATTGCGACCGGCTCGGATGCGCGGTTCCAATTCACCCAGATCGTGAATCGCCGTGGACGACGCTCACCGGAAACCAGATCGGTGCCCTTCTCACCGATTACGTCATTCGCAAAGCACAGGAACAGGGGCGACTCAGTGCGCGTCACTATGTCGTGGAAACACTCGTCACGACGCGACTGATCGGAAGGATTGCGCGGAAGTTTGGGGTGCGGGTCATAGACGACCTCATGGTGGGTTTTAAGTGGATTGGGGCGACCATCGATTACGAAGGGCCGGAATACTTCTTACTCGGCGCGGAGGAGTCGTATGGTTTTCTCATCGGCGACCATGCTCGGGACAAGGACGGGGCTGTCGCCGCCATGGTGCTGTGTGAGCTCGCCGCGGAGCTGAAAGCCAGCGAAAAAACGCTTGCCATGCGACTCGATGAGTTGTTTACCACTTATGGGTTGCACGAGGAGACGGCTTTTTCCATCGCCCTCCCGGGCCAGGAGGGGATGCAGAGAATGTTCGAACTGATGAACCGGTTCCGTACCGATCCGCCGAAGTCTCTAGGGGGGAAAACCGTGGCTCGGGTACGGGATCTCAATCAGCCGCTCGGGCAATATGAAGATGAAATGGAACTGGCGATGGCGGCCGCACGCCGGGGCAACGTGGTTGTTCTCGAGCTTGACCAGCATGGTCATCAGTATGTCGCGGTGAGGCCCTCCGGCACCGAACCCAAGTGCAAGTTTTACATTTTCAGTTACATCCCACCGGAGGACCTGACAGACCTCGCGAAAGACAAGATCACGTTGCGCCAGCAACTGGACGCCATTGCCGGTGATCTCCGATCTTACGCCACACGCTGA
- a CDS encoding PFL family protein, which produces MLRTDEILSTIRMLHAEHLDVRAVTLALNVEDCAAPNVDHMCRKLKEKITARASRLVDICDRVGAKYGIPVVNKRLAISPVSTLLAGHGKGAALQVARTLDAAAAACGVDFVGGYTALVHKGISSGDQVVLDSLPEVLASTQKVCASVNVASRKAGINMDAVREMGRIIVRTAELTADRKGFGCAKLVVFANIPEDNPFMAGAYLGSGEPEATVNIGVSGPGVVGSALKRRLERGDKVTLGDLAEEIKITSFRVTRVGELIGREVAAELGVAFGIVDLSLAPTPMVGDSVGEIIRTLGIDRIGAPGSTAAVAMLNDAVKKGGLFASSSVGGLSGAFIPVSEDAALAEAVRSGSLVLEKLEAMTSVCSVGLDMVAIPGDTPPETISALIADEMAIGVINDKTTACRLIPVPGAKAGDWVDFGGLFGAAPVIEVRNAGASARFIQFGGRIPAPLQSLGN; this is translated from the coding sequence ATGTTGCGGACTGACGAAATCCTATCCACCATACGGATGCTTCACGCGGAGCATCTTGACGTCCGGGCGGTCACTCTGGCTTTAAACGTGGAAGACTGCGCGGCTCCCAATGTTGATCACATGTGCCGCAAACTCAAAGAAAAGATCACGGCCCGGGCATCCCGACTGGTAGACATATGCGACCGCGTGGGGGCCAAGTATGGAATCCCGGTGGTCAATAAGCGTCTTGCCATTTCACCGGTTTCCACGCTCCTGGCGGGTCATGGGAAAGGAGCCGCGCTACAAGTGGCCAGAACCCTTGATGCGGCGGCCGCCGCCTGCGGCGTGGACTTTGTGGGAGGATACACGGCCCTGGTGCACAAGGGAATCTCGTCGGGCGACCAGGTGGTCCTCGATAGTCTTCCCGAAGTTCTCGCCTCCACCCAAAAAGTGTGCGCCTCGGTCAACGTGGCCTCGCGTAAAGCCGGTATCAATATGGATGCCGTGCGAGAAATGGGCCGGATCATCGTACGAACGGCCGAGCTCACCGCCGACCGAAAGGGCTTCGGTTGCGCCAAACTGGTCGTATTTGCGAATATTCCGGAAGATAATCCTTTTATGGCCGGTGCTTATTTGGGTTCAGGGGAACCAGAAGCCACGGTGAATATTGGCGTCTCGGGCCCCGGGGTTGTGGGAAGCGCCCTCAAACGCAGGCTGGAACGGGGAGACAAAGTCACGCTGGGCGACCTGGCAGAGGAGATCAAAATCACGAGCTTCCGCGTCACCCGGGTAGGGGAACTCATCGGCCGTGAAGTGGCGGCAGAACTCGGCGTGGCCTTTGGAATCGTGGACCTTTCACTCGCGCCGACTCCCATGGTGGGTGACAGTGTGGGCGAGATCATCAGGACGCTGGGCATCGATCGCATTGGTGCTCCTGGTTCGACCGCGGCTGTGGCGATGCTCAATGACGCCGTCAAGAAAGGCGGGCTCTTCGCTTCCAGCTCAGTAGGGGGCCTGAGTGGCGCGTTTATCCCGGTCAGTGAAGATGCGGCCCTCGCGGAAGCGGTGCGCTCGGGGTCTCTCGTCCTGGAAAAACTCGAGGCCATGACGTCGGTGTGTTCAGTGGGTCTGGACATGGTAGCCATCCCGGGTGACACCCCACCAGAGACGATTTCTGCTCTGATTGCCGACGAGATGGCCATCGGAGTCATCAACGACAAGACCACTGCGTGCCGCCTCATTCCGGTGCCGGGAGCAAAGGCTGGTGATTGGGTGGACTTTGGCGGCTTGTTTGGGGCGGCGCCGGTCATCGAGGTCCGTAACGCGGGCGCTTCTGCCCGGTTCATTCAATTCGGAGGGCGCATCCCAGCCCCGCTTCAATCCCTCGGTAACTGA